From Daucus carota subsp. sativus chromosome 6, DH1 v3.0, whole genome shotgun sequence, the proteins below share one genomic window:
- the LOC108228054 gene encoding GDSL esterase/lipase 7-like: MSQHCAFNFLFFFFIIFSTIFPRNVVANEPKSPLAPALYVLGDSLFDSGNNNLLPTLAKANFMPYGRNFATGSTGRFTNGRTVADFIAEFLGLPYSPPYISSLRRSSTTTGFNYASGSCGILPETGLYIGKCLNLGDQINLFKRTVNVNLARQFESYSEIKDYLSKSIFVISIGSNDYLNNYLQPDIYASSLRYSPQSFAKLLNDALFQHLQKLYKLGARKVVVFELGPIGCIPSVTRQYKHSGKCVEEINQLVNIFNTQLRTTLATLTSTLKGSAFVLGHANGLGYDAVINSNAYGLTDSSNPCCVTWQNGTSGCIPGTWPCGDADKHYFWDGFHLTEAVYSVLGRQCINDNKICTPMSIKQLVQA; this comes from the exons ATGAGCCAACATTGTGCCTTCaacttcctcttcttcttcttcattatCTTCTCCACAATTTTCCCTCGAAATGTCGTCGCCAATGAACCGAAATCTCCGCTTGCACCGGCATTATATGTCCTGGGGGACTCGCTGTTCGACAGCGGAAATAATAATCTTTTGCCAACACTAGCCAAGGCTAATTTCATGCCGTATGGCCGCAACTTTGCTACAGGCTCTACTGGAAGATTCACCAATGGACGCACTGTCGCAGATTTTATCG CTGAGTTTCTCGGGCTGCCCTATTCTCCGCCGTACATTAGTTCTCTCCGGAGATCGTCTACCACTACGGGGTTCAACTACGCATCTGGCAGCTGTGGAATTCTACCGGAAACTGGATTATACATT GGAAAATGCCTGAATTTAGGTGATCAGATAAACTTGTTCAAAAGGACAGTGAATGTGAATCTGGCGAGACAATTTGAAAGCTACTCAGAGATAAAAGATTACTTGTCCAAATCTATATTTGTTATCAGCATTGGAAGTAATGACTACCTCAACAATTACCTTCAACCAGATATTTACGCTTCCAGCCTCCGCTACTCTCCTCAATCCTTCGCTAAACTTCTAAACGACGCTCTCTTTCAACACCTTCAG AAGTTGTATAAGTTGGGAGCTAGAAAAGTGGTGGTGTTCGAGCTGGGGCCAATCGGGTGCATTCCATCCGTAACAAGGCAGTATAAACACAGTGGAAAATGTGTCGAGGAAATCAACCAGCTTGTGAATATATTCAACACCCAGCTTCGCACAACACTAGCCACACTGACGTCCACTCTCAAAGGCTCAGCTTTTGTGCTAGGCCATGCTAATGGACTTGGATATGATGCCGTTATCAATTCTAATGCCTACG GATTAACCGATTCGAGCAATCCATGCTGCGTTACGTGGCAAAATGGAACATCTGGATGCATTCCTGGGACCTGGCCTTGCGGCGATGCAGACAAACACTACTTCTGGGATGGCTTTCATCTCACTGAAGCTGTATATTCTGTTCTAGGAAGACAATGTATTAATGACAACAAGATTTGCACTCCCATGAGTATCAAGCAACTTGTACAAGCTTAA
- the LOC108225235 gene encoding uncharacterized protein LOC108225235 gives MAQSTANNMVKKLIRIDVSSDTVCPWCCVGKRNLDNAIASSRIHYDFKVVWHPFFLDPSAPTEGVPKKDFYKSKFGSRADQLHSRMTEVFKNVGLEYNMSGLTGNSMDSHRLIHLAGQQDLGKQHDLVEELFLGYFTQAKYIGDRQFLVECANKVGVEGAAEFLQDPDNGKKEVYEEIKKYSANIGGVPLYKINGKQQLSGAQPPEVFLRAFSVAAADST, from the exons ATGGCTCAGTCAACAGCCAACAATATGGTAAAGAAGCTTATTCGAATTGACGTAAGTTCAGACACGGTGTGTCCATGGTGTTGTGTGGGCAAAAGAAATCTTGACAATGCTATAGCTTCGTCAAGGATCCACTATGATTTCAAG GTGGTATGGCACCCTTTTTTCCTTGACCCGTCAGCCCCTACAGAAGGTGTTCCCAAAAAAGATTTCTACAAAAGTAAGTTTGGATCTCGAGCTGATCAGCTGCATTCACGAATGACTGAG GTTTTTAAGAATGTTGGACTAGAATACAATATGTCCGGACTCAC GGGAAATAGTATGGACAGCCATAGGCTTATTCATTTGGCTGGTCAACAAGACCTTGGTAAACAACATGATCTTGTGGAGGAGTTGTTCCTTGGATATTTTACACAAGCGAAGTATATAGGTGACAG GCAATTTCTTGTGGAGTGTGCAAATAAAGTTGGAGTTGAAGGAGCAGCAGAATTTCTTCAGGATCCTGATAATGGAAAGAAGGAG GTTTATGAGGAAATCAAGAAGTATTCAGCAAATATCGGCGGAGTTCCCTTGTACAAA ATCAATGGAAAGCAGCAGTTAAGTGGTGCACAACCACCTGAGGTCTTTCTAAGAGCTTTTTCAGTGGCAGCCGCCGACAGTACCTAA
- the LOC108226786 gene encoding probable UDP-arabinopyranose mutase 1 encodes MASAGPALKDELDIVIPTIRNLDFLEMWRPFFQPYHLIIVQDGDPSKTIKVPDGFQYDLYNRNDINKLLGPKASCISFKDSACRCFGYMVSKKKYIYTIDDDCFVAKNPSGQDINALEQHIKNLLCPSAPYFFNTLYDPYAEGADFVRGYPFSLREGVPTAVSHGLWLNIPDYDAPTQLVKPAERNKRYVDAVMTIPKGTLFPMCGMNLAFDRDLIGPAMYFGLMGEGQPIGRYDDMWAGWCVKVICDHLGLGVKTGLPYIWHSKASNPFVNLKKEYKGIFWQEEIIPFFQTAILPKECTTVQACYIELSKQVKEKLGKIDPYFTKLGDAMVTWIEAWDELNPGKDAGKGKGK; translated from the exons ATGGCTAGTGCAGGACCTGCACTGAAAGATGAGCTAGATATCGTGATCCCGACAATCCGAAACTTGGATTTCTTGGAGATGTGGAGGCCTTTCTTTCAGCCTTACCATCTCATTATTGTGCAGGATGGTGATCCCTCCAAGACCATCAAAGTGCCTGATGGTTTTCAGTATGATCTGTATAATCGTAACGACATTAACAAGCTTCTTGGGCCTAAGGCTTCTTGCATTTCCTTTAAGGACTCTGCTTGTCGTTGTTTCGGGTACATGGTTTCCAAGAAGAAGTACATTTACACCATTGATGATGACTGCTTT GTTGCTAAAAATCCATCTGGCCAAGATATTAATGCACTGGAGCAGCACATCAAGAATCTGCTCTGCCCATCTGCGCCCTACTTTTTCAACACCTTGTATGATCCCTATGCCGAGGGTGCTGATTTTGTCCGCGGATACCCTTTCAGCCTTAGGGAGGGTGTTCCAACTGCGGTTTCTCATGGACTCTGGCTCAACATTCCGGATTATGATGCACCTACACAGCTCGTGAAGCCTGCTGAGAGGAACAAGAG GTATGTGGACGCAGTTATGACAATACCAAAGGGCACCTTGTTTCCCATGTGTGGCATGAACTTGGCGTTTGATCGCGATCTCATCGGTCCTGCTATGTACTTTGGTCTTATGGGAGAAGGCCAGCCTATTGGACGTTATGACGATATGTGGGCTGGTTGGTGTGTCAAG GTGATTTGTGACCATTTGGGGCTGGGAGTGAAGACGGGGCTTCCTTACATCTGGCACAGCAAAGCGAGCAATCCTTTCGTGAACTTGAAAAAGGAGTACAAGGGCATCTTCTGGCAAGAAGAGATCATCCCATTTTTCCAAACAGCCATTCTACCAAAGGAGTGCACCACTGTTCAAGCTTGCTACATTGAACTGTCCAAACAAGTGAAGGAAAAGCTTGGCAAGATAGACCCGTACTTCACCAAGTTAGGCGATGCCATGGTCACGTGGATCGAGGCCTGGGATGAACTCAACCCTGGAAAAGATGCAGGCAAGGGCAAGGGCAAGTGA
- the LOC135147259 gene encoding uncharacterized protein LOC135147259: MTVTGKNQTFADVNPEPIPTTTNEPAQPSPKPARFKRRAHKPKRAKIPESEITDFTIQEEQAPSSSIPDDSSQPLMVDPLQAVPLISPTTSPKATSTASAVDEEIACDAQATTEAGATMSQMSDVVEEPDKVAVEALQSLAQTGKEPILSQSEAQEKSAKDNVEKVADPVPQDENANSDTEDDASSDTDKDDTAEIPLTQQKWESTSQFNARL, from the exons atgacagtgactgggaagaaccaaacatttgctg atgtaaaTCCTGAACCTATTCCTACAACAACAAATGAACCTGCTCAGCCCAGTCCAaaaccagctagattcaaaagaagggcacacaagccaaagagggccaagattccagaatctgaaattactgatttcaccatccaagaagagcaagcaccatccagtTCAATTCCTGATGATTCATCTCAACCTCTGATGGTGgaccctcttcaagctgttcctctaatatctcctacaacatctcctaaagcaacttctacagcatctgcagtagatgaagaaatagcgtgtgatgcacaagctacaactgaagctggagccaCAATGTCTCAAAT gtctgatgtagttgaggaacctgacaaagtagctgtagaagctttacaatctcttgctcagactggtaaAGAGCCCATCctgtcacagtctgaagctcaagaaaaatctgctaaggataatgtggagaaagttgctgatcctgttcctcaAGATGAAAacgcaaactctgatactgaggatgatgccagttcagatactgacaaggatgacaCTGCTGAAATCCCTTTGacacaacagaaatgggagtctactagccagttcaatgccag attgtga